A window of the Isosphaera pallida ATCC 43644 genome harbors these coding sequences:
- a CDS encoding MBOAT family O-acyltransferase: protein MIFASPFFLFFFLPVVLGFGLILPQRWRNLWLLTSSLFFYAWGEFGYTLLFLGSIVGNYTLGLAAQQARNNADPTRSQRRVRQVMVSSAFFNLGILCWFKYAGFFFDNLSEAARLMGLPALPHNDIHLPIGISFFTFQGLSYVIDVARGSVEAQRNLIKFSTYLSFFPQLIAGPIVRYIDVARFLDKRSIRLEQFTQGVERFIVGLSKKVLIANTLATTADAIFDTPAGSLSAEVAWLGIACYTLQLYYDFSGYSDMAIGLGKLFGFDFPENFRHPLAATSMTDFWRRWHISLSSWFRDYLYIPLGGNRQGPIRTARNLAIVFLLCGLWHGAGWTFILWGTAHGVVLILERVGLERLIQKIWPLGFLYVPIMAMLTFVLFRADSLAYAFEYYGALFGLGSSSHPIDKYWDWECLVTLLTGWILMYPWAPWIGQIFHRVQTSRLALLLQSPLILSRTLALTGLLWLSSALLVSGTYNPFIYFKF, encoded by the coding sequence GTGATCTTCGCCTCACCATTTTTCCTTTTCTTCTTTCTTCCCGTCGTTTTAGGATTTGGACTCATCCTGCCCCAACGATGGCGAAATCTGTGGCTATTGACTTCGAGCCTCTTTTTTTATGCCTGGGGGGAATTCGGCTACACCCTGCTTTTTCTGGGCTCTATCGTTGGGAATTACACACTGGGCCTGGCGGCCCAACAGGCTCGAAACAACGCCGACCCCACGCGGTCCCAACGTCGGGTGCGTCAGGTGATGGTGTCTTCCGCCTTCTTCAATCTCGGCATCCTCTGTTGGTTCAAATACGCGGGCTTCTTCTTCGACAACCTCTCCGAAGCCGCTCGCCTCATGGGACTACCTGCCCTACCTCACAACGATATCCACCTCCCGATTGGAATTTCGTTCTTTACATTTCAGGGCCTCTCTTATGTGATCGACGTTGCGCGGGGTTCGGTGGAGGCCCAGCGAAATTTGATCAAGTTCAGTACATACCTTTCTTTTTTTCCTCAGTTGATCGCCGGCCCCATTGTGCGATACATCGACGTTGCACGATTTCTTGATAAACGTTCGATTCGATTAGAACAATTTACTCAGGGCGTTGAACGGTTCATCGTCGGCCTGTCCAAGAAAGTCTTGATCGCCAACACATTGGCGACCACCGCCGACGCGATCTTTGACACCCCTGCTGGGTCGCTCTCCGCGGAAGTGGCCTGGCTTGGGATCGCCTGTTACACCTTGCAACTCTACTACGACTTCTCGGGGTATTCCGATATGGCGATTGGCTTGGGAAAGCTGTTCGGCTTCGATTTTCCCGAGAATTTCCGTCATCCTCTGGCCGCCACGTCGATGACCGACTTCTGGAGACGATGGCATATCTCGCTCTCCAGTTGGTTCCGTGACTATCTCTATATCCCTCTGGGCGGCAACCGTCAGGGTCCGATCCGAACAGCGCGCAACCTGGCTATTGTCTTCTTGCTTTGCGGCTTGTGGCACGGCGCGGGCTGGACTTTCATTCTCTGGGGAACGGCCCACGGGGTCGTGTTGATTCTAGAGCGGGTCGGTCTGGAACGGCTCATTCAGAAGATTTGGCCTTTGGGATTCTTATACGTGCCAATCATGGCAATGCTCACCTTTGTCCTCTTCCGCGCCGATTCGCTTGCTTACGCCTTCGAATACTACGGAGCTCTTTTTGGTTTGGGAAGTAGCTCGCATCCCATTGACAAATATTGGGATTGGGAATGCCTTGTCACACTCTTGACCGGGTGGATCCTCATGTACCCTTGGGCTCCTTGGATCGGACAGATTTTCCATCGCGTTCAGACCTCACGCCTCGCATTGCTCCTCCAATCCCCCCTAATCCTGTCGCGAACCCTAGCGTTGACCGGTTTGCTTTGGCTTTCATCAGCTCTTCTCGTTTCAGGAACGTATAATCCATTCATTTACTTTAAGTTTTGA
- a CDS encoding DUF362 domain-containing protein translates to MRPADPQLAANRSKVALVRSQRRRGAIAEALGLIQPELARRLRPGQPILVKINLVSHRRQAPSTHRDALSATLDALLAANGGAPITVAEGATDAPAGWRRFGHDRETALRPVRFFDLNHDEHNWIELPLRAIDGSLRKARVSQTVVEAPFRVSVALMKTHMTAGVTFGIKNMLSAIHPLDRVQMHGYEGGTTTGTRGWRGAVRAFLKRDDVLVRQLTRGLGRVRTLVNICTGRLGPNAYERLSPADRAFLKSVAAMHENLARLAALTAPHLTVLDGFEAMHGEGPRQGTPIRLGVALAGTDPVAVDAVAAAVMGFDPLQIGYLAEAQTRGLGWAQLDQIDLVGDPLESVRHPCRPHSCHFVQPFWRKVSESWFYPDMLLSNSSQTPAPLDHLPTLRGPHRVEAVVSDTDIAPHTPSRTAQP, encoded by the coding sequence ATGCGACCCGCTGATCCCCAACTCGCCGCGAATCGCTCGAAGGTGGCCTTGGTTCGCTCCCAACGCCGGCGAGGCGCGATCGCCGAGGCGCTAGGGCTGATCCAGCCGGAATTGGCGCGACGTCTTAGACCAGGCCAACCCATCTTGGTGAAAATCAACCTTGTGAGCCATCGACGCCAGGCTCCCTCAACTCACCGCGACGCCCTTTCGGCCACTCTGGACGCCCTCCTGGCGGCCAACGGCGGCGCGCCGATCACCGTCGCCGAGGGGGCCACCGACGCTCCGGCGGGCTGGCGACGGTTCGGCCATGACCGCGAGACCGCACTTCGCCCGGTCAGGTTTTTCGACCTCAATCACGACGAACACAACTGGATTGAATTGCCTCTCAGAGCCATCGATGGCTCGCTAAGAAAGGCGCGGGTTTCCCAGACGGTTGTCGAAGCCCCATTTCGTGTGTCAGTGGCGTTGATGAAAACACATATGACCGCTGGGGTCACCTTTGGTATCAAAAACATGCTCTCCGCCATTCATCCACTGGACCGTGTGCAAATGCACGGTTACGAAGGCGGGACCACCACCGGCACGCGTGGTTGGCGAGGGGCGGTTCGCGCCTTCCTCAAACGCGACGACGTCTTGGTACGGCAACTTACCCGAGGTCTGGGACGAGTTCGCACGCTCGTCAACATATGCACAGGACGTCTTGGTCCAAACGCTTATGAACGTCTCTCACCCGCCGATCGCGCCTTCCTCAAATCGGTTGCGGCGATGCATGAGAATCTGGCAAGATTGGCTGCCTTGACCGCGCCCCATCTCACCGTTTTGGATGGTTTCGAGGCGATGCATGGCGAAGGTCCACGTCAGGGTACACCCATCCGTCTTGGAGTCGCCCTGGCGGGGACCGACCCGGTGGCGGTAGACGCCGTGGCCGCCGCGGTCATGGGCTTTGATCCCCTTCAGATCGGTTATCTCGCTGAAGCGCAAACACGTGGTCTCGGCTGGGCTCAACTCGATCAAATCGACCTCGTGGGTGATCCTCTCGAATCGGTTCGCCACCCATGCCGACCTCATTCATGTCATTTTGTTCAGCCATTTTGGCGCAAAGTGAGCGAATCTTGGTTTTACCCCGATATGCTTTTAAGCAATTCGTCTCAAACTCCAGCACCTTTGGACCATCTCCCTACGCTTCGAGGTCCCCATCGAGTTGAAGCGGTCGTCTCGGACACCGATATCGCTCCCCACACCCCATCGAGGACGGCACAACCATGA
- a CDS encoding glycosyltransferase family 2 protein, whose protein sequence is MDDRPPTTHPNLRVSVVVPAHNAAHDLKRCLVAIRAGDRTPDELIVVDDGSTDATSDVATQHGARVVRHDRALGPSAARNTGAQAASGDLLAFFDADVIPHRDALARAVAHLERHPEIDGVFGSYDDHPEAVGLLSRFRNLWHHHIHHRGEFDAEGARPASTFWTGVGVLRRARFLELGGFDARRYPRPSIEDIEFGYRLTDQGGRLQLMPAIQATHLKRWTLFDTIRTDIFKRGVPWLILLRSRTAPQTDLNLDPRQKWAAALVAAGVACLPATFWYPGFALGFALTTFVMILINRSFFQFAARRFGLGFALGCVPCLLVYYGCCLASVPIAWLVIRWAGIDTRLRPIPIATIPAPHQPTGTRQWVEPPHATR, encoded by the coding sequence ATGGACGACCGCCCGCCAACAACCCACCCAAACCTTCGGGTCAGCGTGGTCGTGCCGGCTCACAACGCCGCCCACGACCTCAAACGCTGTCTCGTGGCGATCCGCGCCGGTGACCGCACGCCCGATGAACTCATCGTCGTGGATGACGGCTCGACCGACGCTACCAGCGATGTCGCTACCCAGCACGGGGCGCGGGTGGTGCGTCACGACCGCGCGTTGGGACCCTCGGCGGCCCGTAACACCGGAGCTCAAGCCGCCAGCGGCGATCTCCTGGCCTTCTTCGACGCCGATGTGATCCCGCACCGCGACGCCCTGGCACGTGCCGTGGCCCATCTGGAGCGGCACCCGGAAATTGACGGCGTGTTCGGCTCCTACGACGATCATCCCGAGGCCGTCGGCTTGCTCAGCCGCTTCCGCAACCTCTGGCATCATCACATTCACCATCGTGGAGAATTCGACGCTGAAGGCGCGCGCCCCGCTTCCACCTTCTGGACTGGCGTGGGAGTCCTCCGGCGCGCCCGCTTCTTGGAACTTGGTGGTTTCGACGCCCGACGCTATCCACGTCCTTCGATTGAAGACATTGAGTTCGGCTACCGCTTGACCGATCAAGGCGGACGCCTTCAACTGATGCCCGCGATCCAAGCAACCCACCTCAAACGCTGGACCTTGTTCGACACCATTCGAACCGACATCTTTAAACGTGGTGTTCCCTGGCTTATTCTGCTCCGAAGTCGAACCGCGCCCCAAACTGACCTCAATCTCGATCCTCGCCAGAAATGGGCCGCCGCCCTGGTGGCGGCCGGTGTGGCTTGCCTGCCGGCAACGTTCTGGTATCCAGGATTTGCGCTGGGATTTGCATTAACAACATTCGTGATGATTCTGATTAATAGGTCCTTTTTTCAATTTGCTGCTCGACGCTTCGGTCTAGGATTCGCGTTAGGCTGCGTGCCGTGCCTCCTGGTGTATTACGGTTGCTGCCTGGCATCTGTACCGATCGCGTGGCTGGTGATCCGCTGGGCGGGAATCGACACCCGATTGCGACCAATCCCCATCGCCACGATTCCCGCGCCCCACCAACCCACCGGCACTCGTCAATGGGTGGAGCCTCCTCATGCGACCCGCTGA
- a CDS encoding heme-binding protein: MLSSAPGELAADEVRTLLDRAAAASSSEDAIIAVVDRGGRILGVKVEGQVAPELVQDPALLSFAIDGAVAKARTAAFFANNEAPLTSRTINALSQSTITQRMVESNPNDVDPDSTRRGPGVVAAVGLNAHFPADVNFTPQVDLFNIEFTNRDATLHPGPDRIRGTDDDIVLAFRFNAHPEFIPKEILEEGLFPPPPDSYGFVSGLAPEASPRGIATLPGGLPIVRAGVGVVGGLGVFFPGTTGYASEEHSRLNDFPIPSTKLDRSVEAEFIAIAALGGVGATDDRVNVSFGELDGIPPVEGIVLPFGTITLVGITLDIYGPGGTQGIQRILEFARAHLSPGQAETGFFAPIAPIPNDVVNPSPETTPEFFFAAGRPVGEGMLVRPHDGVGGLTAEDVKTIINQGRGRASRVRAAIRLPQSRPARFVYAVTDLDGNVIGLFRDPDATIFSLDVAVAKARNAAYYADPAKLQQADRLPGVPLGTAFTARSFRYLAGPRFPQSIDGRPPGPFSVLNDGGSSLRNGVNVGPPLPASAFQSVVGYDIFNPGTNFRDTSTPVENQNGVVFFPGSLPLYKDVNGDGVPELVGGLGISGDGVDQDDIVTIAASRGFRPTPPILRADQTFVRGVRLPFVHFNRNPSLQIPKDAPGVAIGSRSRRP; encoded by the coding sequence ATGCTCAGCTCGGCTCCCGGAGAGCTGGCGGCCGACGAGGTTCGGACTCTCTTGGACCGGGCTGCGGCGGCCAGCTCCAGCGAGGACGCGATTATCGCGGTGGTCGATCGCGGCGGGCGGATTCTCGGAGTCAAGGTCGAGGGCCAAGTCGCTCCCGAACTGGTTCAGGACCCAGCCCTACTCAGCTTCGCCATCGACGGCGCGGTGGCCAAGGCCCGCACCGCGGCCTTCTTTGCCAACAACGAAGCCCCGTTGACCTCGCGTACCATCAACGCCTTGTCGCAATCGACCATCACGCAGCGCATGGTGGAATCGAACCCCAACGACGTGGACCCCGACTCCACCCGACGTGGTCCCGGCGTGGTGGCGGCAGTTGGTCTAAACGCACACTTTCCCGCCGATGTGAACTTTACGCCGCAAGTGGACCTGTTCAACATCGAATTCACGAATCGCGACGCCACCCTTCACCCCGGACCCGATCGGATTCGCGGCACCGACGACGACATCGTGCTTGCGTTCCGGTTTAACGCTCATCCCGAGTTCATTCCTAAGGAGATTCTTGAGGAGGGGTTGTTCCCGCCGCCGCCCGATTCGTATGGATTCGTGTCGGGACTCGCGCCGGAAGCCTCGCCGCGGGGAATCGCCACCCTGCCCGGCGGTCTGCCGATTGTGAGGGCCGGGGTGGGCGTGGTTGGAGGTCTGGGGGTTTTTTTCCCAGGCACGACTGGATATGCCAGTGAGGAACATTCCCGGCTCAACGATTTTCCTATCCCATCGACGAAATTGGATCGCTCGGTCGAGGCCGAGTTCATCGCCATCGCCGCGTTGGGAGGGGTTGGAGCGACGGATGACCGGGTGAACGTCTCGTTCGGCGAGTTGGACGGGATTCCGCCGGTCGAGGGAATCGTGCTGCCCTTCGGTACGATCACCTTGGTGGGAATCACGTTGGACATCTACGGTCCCGGTGGCACCCAGGGGATTCAGCGGATTCTGGAGTTTGCGCGTGCTCATTTGAGTCCCGGTCAGGCTGAGACCGGCTTCTTCGCGCCGATCGCGCCGATTCCCAACGATGTGGTCAATCCCTCGCCCGAGACGACCCCCGAGTTCTTCTTCGCCGCGGGTCGTCCGGTGGGTGAGGGGATGCTGGTGCGTCCTCACGACGGCGTGGGTGGGCTGACCGCCGAGGATGTCAAGACGATCATCAATCAGGGTAGGGGGCGCGCCTCGCGGGTTCGGGCGGCGATTCGTCTGCCCCAGTCCCGCCCAGCGCGGTTCGTTTACGCTGTGACCGACCTCGACGGGAATGTGATTGGACTCTTTCGCGATCCGGATGCGACGATCTTTTCGTTGGACGTGGCGGTGGCCAAGGCACGCAACGCGGCCTATTATGCTGATCCCGCCAAACTCCAGCAAGCCGATCGCTTGCCCGGTGTGCCGCTAGGAACCGCCTTCACCGCGCGGAGCTTCCGCTATCTGGCCGGCCCGCGGTTCCCCCAATCAATTGACGGCCGACCGCCGGGACCGTTCTCGGTCCTCAACGATGGCGGATCGAGCCTGCGCAATGGGGTCAACGTTGGTCCCCCCCTGCCGGCGTCGGCCTTCCAATCCGTGGTGGGTTACGACATCTTCAACCCCGGCACGAACTTCCGCGACACCTCCACCCCCGTGGAGAATCAAAACGGTGTCGTCTTCTTTCCCGGAAGTCTGCCGCTCTACAAGGATGTCAACGGCGACGGCGTTCCTGAACTGGTGGGAGGATTAGGCATCTCGGGCGACGGGGTCGATCAGGACGACATCGTGACGATCGCCGCCTCACGCGGGTTCCGACCCACGCCACCCATCCTTCGAGCGGATCAGACGTTCGTAAGAGGCGTGCGGCTACCCTTCGTGCATTTCAATCGCAACCCCTCGCTTCAGATTCCCAAGGACGCTCCTGGAGTGGCGATTGGTTCGCGTTCGCGCCGACCATGA
- the arfB gene encoding alternative ribosome rescue aminoacyl-tRNA hydrolase ArfB: MGWVAINDRVGIRKEEVTFEFIRSSGPGGQNVNKVATAVRLRFNVVESPSLSEEVKSRLLGLVGRRVGTDGVLVITAQAERTQEANRRVALSWLIDLVRLACVRPEVRRPTRPTAGSQRRRLESKRAHARIKRERRGVVGEE; the protein is encoded by the coding sequence ATGGGCTGGGTGGCGATTAACGACCGGGTGGGGATTCGCAAGGAGGAGGTGACGTTCGAGTTTATCCGGTCTTCAGGTCCGGGAGGCCAGAACGTCAACAAGGTGGCTACAGCGGTTCGGTTGCGGTTCAACGTGGTGGAGTCGCCGTCGTTGTCCGAGGAGGTCAAGAGTCGTTTGCTCGGCCTGGTTGGTCGGCGGGTGGGAACCGATGGCGTCCTCGTGATTACCGCCCAGGCCGAGCGGACCCAGGAGGCCAACCGTCGCGTGGCGCTATCGTGGTTGATCGACCTGGTGAGGTTGGCTTGTGTGCGTCCCGAGGTTCGCCGGCCTACACGACCCACCGCTGGTTCACAGCGGCGTCGCCTGGAATCCAAACGCGCCCACGCGCGAATCAAACGCGAACGCCGGGGAGTGGTCGGCGAGGAGTGA
- a CDS encoding phospholipase/carboxylesterase: MIVYRHRMILIYSLVAGWLLWGTGWIGTPAYAQIERYELGRRLRVFEKAWDQIPDPEARQRTTALLDRAVQSFFGFRLPEAGKMMDEAWFALQSAEAPDPKDRWARSLRIRLERRLLDAANDRIAGDLAPFHSPKEPIPAQARLRLTLKVGGHQAETLVEPIASWPVVFDWDWRPNPTLVPDVFTNVDASLIGVVEIEGRARATIEQTVSLVSDLDSRLTRLDSLLTSWEAADDSDQEAASQSKPEAASPPRTTDRLSLRLNVDLLKGLKRGNTYETDYPAARLLAEAEALAQALQEGRSFHGPDRVGQAWLNLALPRKRSWVVRVQVPENGPEVREKGQTLPLVLALHGAGGTENLFFDGYGDGALAKVCARRGWLMVAPRSGFGIAPLPELIDELARIYPIDRQRIALVGHSMGAGQAVTAVSARPELYRAVVALGGGGRVTPRQELAHVPFLIGVGDRDFALRGARQLRDALQQLNPERLEYEEFPHIEHLAIVQAAMDRVDRFLQSALDRDR; this comes from the coding sequence ATGATCGTATACCGTCATCGAATGATTCTGATTTACAGTTTGGTTGCGGGTTGGCTGCTCTGGGGTACCGGTTGGATCGGAACCCCGGCTTACGCCCAAATCGAGCGTTACGAGTTGGGCCGACGGTTACGGGTCTTCGAGAAGGCGTGGGACCAAATCCCCGACCCCGAAGCTCGACAACGGACCACCGCCCTGCTCGACCGAGCGGTTCAATCCTTCTTCGGGTTCCGTCTGCCTGAAGCGGGCAAGATGATGGACGAGGCTTGGTTCGCCCTTCAAAGCGCCGAGGCTCCCGACCCCAAGGACCGCTGGGCGCGGTCGTTGCGGATTCGTCTGGAGAGGCGGTTGCTCGACGCGGCCAACGACCGGATCGCCGGCGACCTAGCACCGTTCCACTCGCCCAAAGAGCCGATCCCCGCTCAAGCCCGGCTCCGTCTCACGCTCAAAGTGGGCGGACACCAGGCCGAAACCCTCGTCGAGCCGATCGCATCCTGGCCAGTGGTTTTCGACTGGGATTGGAGGCCAAACCCAACCCTTGTCCCGGACGTCTTCACCAATGTGGACGCCTCACTCATCGGCGTCGTTGAGATCGAGGGTCGGGCCCGCGCGACCATCGAACAAACCGTCTCGCTGGTTTCCGACTTGGATTCCCGCCTAACGCGGCTCGACAGCCTTCTGACCTCTTGGGAAGCCGCCGATGACTCCGACCAGGAGGCCGCGTCCCAGTCCAAGCCGGAAGCCGCCTCGCCTCCCCGCACGACTGACCGCTTGAGCTTGCGCTTGAATGTGGACTTGCTCAAAGGCTTGAAACGCGGTAACACCTACGAAACGGACTATCCCGCCGCTCGTTTGCTCGCCGAGGCCGAAGCGTTGGCTCAAGCGCTTCAGGAAGGGCGGTCGTTCCACGGGCCGGATCGAGTGGGTCAAGCGTGGCTGAATCTGGCTCTGCCCCGCAAGCGTTCCTGGGTCGTCCGGGTTCAAGTGCCTGAGAACGGCCCCGAGGTTCGTGAGAAGGGCCAAACCCTTCCCCTGGTTCTGGCGCTTCACGGCGCGGGCGGCACCGAGAATCTCTTCTTCGACGGCTACGGCGACGGCGCACTGGCCAAGGTCTGCGCCCGCCGTGGTTGGCTCATGGTCGCGCCCCGGTCCGGCTTTGGGATCGCTCCCCTGCCTGAACTGATCGACGAACTCGCTCGCATTTATCCCATCGACCGCCAACGGATCGCCCTGGTGGGCCACTCGATGGGGGCTGGACAAGCAGTGACGGCGGTGAGTGCCCGGCCCGAACTTTATCGCGCCGTGGTGGCCCTGGGCGGCGGCGGACGAGTGACGCCCCGCCAGGAATTGGCCCACGTGCCCTTCCTGATCGGCGTGGGTGATCGCGATTTCGCTCTGCGAGGCGCGCGTCAATTGCGCGACGCCCTGCAACAATTGAATCCCGAACGACTCGAATACGAGGAATTCCCTCACATCGAACACCTGGCGATTGTGCAGGCGGCGATGGACCGGGTGGATCGTTTCCTCCAATCGGCCCTCGATCGTGATCGTTGA
- a CDS encoding sugar phosphate isomerase/epimerase family protein yields the protein MIRSPLGLRLGGTRPLKQAVLEGVAAGARGFVIDALGELSPDRLGESGRREVRRLVRSADAVWIALGLPTRRPFDTLDQLEDRLARADRAFALAYDLGTDLVLVNVGPVPPPEPVADASGSETPPPTASSSLVTPGGLILPPDLAAASAQRQRAQTTPRGPSRREIFETAVTELARRADHRGVRLALETGAETGRTLAEFLQALPGPPVFADLNPVALLTRGLDPVTTTRELAGYVAHAHAGDAVGLGHAGHRLPANPRGTGFAPGVLDWEEYLGALEEIGYRGFLTVLPDHDDNALETFRAVLQRVRDF from the coding sequence ATGATTCGGTCTCCGTTGGGTTTGCGGCTGGGCGGAACCCGTCCGCTCAAACAAGCGGTGTTGGAGGGGGTCGCCGCCGGCGCGCGGGGCTTCGTCATCGACGCTCTGGGCGAACTGTCGCCCGACCGTCTGGGCGAGTCGGGACGCCGCGAGGTACGGCGGTTGGTCCGAAGCGCCGATGCGGTCTGGATCGCTTTGGGTTTGCCGACCCGTCGCCCATTCGACACCCTCGACCAGCTTGAGGACCGTCTGGCGCGGGCGGACCGCGCCTTCGCGTTGGCCTACGACCTGGGAACCGACTTGGTGCTGGTCAACGTCGGTCCCGTGCCACCTCCCGAGCCCGTCGCTGACGCCTCCGGGTCCGAGACGCCTCCACCAACAGCCTCTTCCAGCCTGGTGACTCCCGGCGGCCTGATCCTGCCACCCGACCTGGCCGCCGCCTCCGCTCAACGGCAACGCGCTCAAACCACGCCCCGGGGTCCCTCGCGTCGAGAAATCTTCGAGACCGCCGTGACCGAACTGGCCCGACGCGCCGATCATCGCGGCGTCCGTCTGGCTCTGGAAACCGGAGCTGAGACCGGGCGAACCTTGGCCGAATTCCTCCAAGCCTTGCCCGGTCCGCCGGTCTTCGCCGACCTCAACCCCGTCGCTCTGCTCACGCGCGGTCTCGACCCGGTGACCACCACCCGCGAACTCGCCGGGTACGTCGCCCACGCCCACGCCGGCGACGCGGTCGGTCTTGGACACGCGGGCCATCGCCTCCCGGCCAATCCTCGCGGCACGGGTTTCGCTCCCGGCGTTCTCGACTGGGAGGAATACCTCGGCGCTCTCGAAGAAATCGGCTATCGCGGCTTCCTCACCGTTTTGCCCGACCACGACGACAACGCGCTCGAAACCTTCCGCGCCGTTCTGCAACGGGTCCGCGACTTCTAA
- a CDS encoding 3-keto-disaccharide hydrolase, whose translation MTPSSPGRSPVLPSLSFDVMETPAMLRNVLSWGAAVVALGMVWTATATVPGDDEGFTPLFNGNDLTGWTTFLDPNKSATPEEIWSIKDGVIRCEGTVNGYLITTDEYENYVLKLEWRWPDPKVGNSGVFVHVVGPDMIWPKGVEAQLQNGRAGDFWLVGDFKLDVDPARRDPRVGRHYFRMKEGVEKPNGEWNTYEITCKGDKITLVINGVLVNQGEKAELTKGKILLQSEGAPIEFRNIKIKKLD comes from the coding sequence ATGACTCCATCCTCTCCCGGACGCTCTCCAGTTCTTCCTTCCTTGAGTTTCGACGTCATGGAGACGCCTGCAATGCTGCGAAACGTGCTGAGTTGGGGGGCGGCGGTAGTCGCCCTGGGCATGGTCTGGACCGCCACGGCGACGGTCCCCGGCGACGACGAGGGGTTCACCCCGCTATTCAACGGCAACGACCTCACCGGCTGGACCACTTTCCTCGATCCCAACAAGTCGGCCACCCCTGAAGAAATCTGGTCAATCAAGGATGGGGTCATCCGCTGCGAGGGCACAGTCAACGGCTACCTCATCACAACCGACGAATATGAAAACTACGTCTTGAAGCTGGAATGGCGCTGGCCTGACCCCAAAGTGGGTAATTCGGGAGTCTTCGTTCATGTGGTCGGACCCGACATGATCTGGCCCAAGGGAGTCGAGGCCCAACTTCAAAACGGCCGCGCTGGCGACTTTTGGCTGGTGGGCGACTTCAAGCTCGACGTTGATCCCGCCCGGCGTGACCCCCGCGTCGGACGCCACTACTTTCGCATGAAGGAAGGCGTGGAGAAGCCCAATGGCGAGTGGAACACTTATGAAATCACCTGCAAGGGCGACAAAATCACGCTGGTCATCAACGGTGTTCTCGTCAACCAAGGTGAGAAGGCCGAACTCACCAAAGGCAAGATTCTGCTCCAATCCGAAGGCGCTCCCATCGAGTTCCGCAACATCAAGATCAAGAAGCTAGATTGA